Proteins from one Scleropages formosus chromosome 14, fSclFor1.1, whole genome shotgun sequence genomic window:
- the hpxb gene encoding hemopexin, giving the protein MRLLPRTLCLCLALALSHAAPSVHDAMKAGHEGHSHLSNTDKGEHHDAKHDRCAGIEFDAIAPDEKGISFFFKGDHVWRGFRGPSYLLNSSFKMADDHHHLGHVDAAFRMHNQDDHTDHDHIFLFLDDKVFSFYNHTLEKGFPKDIQEVFPGVPSHLDAAVECHKGECVTDSVIFFKGDDVYHYDIKTKTVKQREWVHLPKCTSAFRWLERFYCFHGTQFTRFHPVTGEVVGDYPKDARNYFMLCPGFGHGHRNTTVRNCTHRHLDAATSDDAGKAYAFREKWFMRLDSHRDGWHAFPIVSAWKEVQSNVDAVFSFNQHLYFIKGDQIYIYKSGAHYTLIEGYPKSLKEELDIEGPVDAAFVCEGKQTVYILQGQKMLFIDLTTTPRHLEREVVLPIPKVDAATCDPDGVKVYVGSEFYHYKSPDMLAISQLPDKPQKIPLQMLGCEH; this is encoded by the exons GTCATGAGGGGCACAGCCATCTGTCAAACACTGACAAGGGAGAACACCATGATGCCAAACATGACCGCTGTGCAGGGATTGAGTTTGATGCCATTGCCCCCGATGAGAAGGGAATATCCTTCTTCTTTAAGG GTGATCATGTCTGGAGAGGCTTCCGCGGGCCATCTTACCTTTTAAACAGCTCCTTCAAGATGGCTGATGATCATCACCACTTGGGACATGTGGATGCTGCCTTCCGCATGCACAATCAAGATGACCATACAGACCATGACCacatcttcctcttcctg GACGACAAGGTCTTCAGTTTCTATAACCACACCCTGGAGAAGGGCTTTCCAAAGGACATCCAGGAGGTGTTTCCAGGTGTACCAAGTCACCTGGATGCTGCCGTGGAGTGTCACAAGGGCGAGTGTGTCACTGACTCAGTCATCTTCTTCAAAG GTGATGACGTGTACCACTATGATATTAAAACCAAGACAGTGAAACAGAGGGAGTGGGTGCACCTTCCCAAGTGCACGTCTGCCTTCCGCTGGCTGGAGCGCTTCTACTGTTTCCATGGGACCCAGTTCACGAGGTTCCACCCTGTAACCGGAGAAGTTGTAGGAGATTATCCCAAGGACGCCCGCAACTACTTCATGTTGTGTCCTGGGTTTG GCCACGGACATAGAAACACTACAGTGAGAAACTGCACCCACAGGCACCTAGATGCTGCGACCTCAGACGATGCGGGCAAGGCCTACGCTTTCCGAG AGAAATGGTTCATGCGGCTGGACAGCCATCGCGACGGGTGGCATGCCTTCCCCATCGTCAGCGCCTGGAAGGAAGTGCAAAGCAACGTGGATGCAGTCTTCTCTTTCAACCAACACCTCTACTTCATCAAG GGAGATCAAATCTACATCTACAAGTCAGGAGCGCACTACACACTCATTGAGGGATATCCCAAGTCTCTGAAGGAGGAGCTGGATATTGAAGGACCAGTAGATGCTGCCTTTGTATGTGAGGggaaacaaactgtttacatCCTTCAAG GGCAGAAGATGCTATTCATTGACCTCACCACCACCCCTAGACACTTGGAGAGGGAAGTTGTGTTGCCCATTCCTAAAGTGGATGCAGCCACATGTGACCCCGATGGTGTGAAGGTATATGTAGGATCTGAGTTCTACCATTATAAAAGCCCAGACATGTTGGCGATCTCACAGCTCCCTGATAAGCCACAGAAGATTCCCTTGCAGATGTTAGGCTGTGAACACTAG